A genome region from Camelina sativa cultivar DH55 chromosome 10, Cs, whole genome shotgun sequence includes the following:
- the LOC104720436 gene encoding uncharacterized protein LOC104720436: protein MGYKIALNVSQDLDNLIYGEVVDMLQAHEMELNGIKKPKGIALAVSKDITDQGEEDVVSLLVRRFDRALRRIERGQDPRKSNSFKKTSEDKKADMQCHECKEYGHFIRECRTIKLRDAKCTICKGTGHTHEECVSNPKAKKEKSMISIEDESDSDCNSEEELINLVAMVGFTEFENGEEENQGLVKEKLRLEELVMSLQDELINEKKIAKDSLDLMKEKLVLLAKADKFEEELINEKKRTAELQSELDQQHRKIHMFAGTKQLDKILSYGRIENTHRRLGYNENKGAKSQTTKFVLVEAYQSEKETSTGFSNGYLSCYFCQKIDHFKRFCYKYLQKVWMKKTDLYHLGSTVASGSRFRCNMAMITEEQEDAEPWFFDSGCSRHMNGTKSNLQNIKKLKGGTVTFGDGSHGFIQGKGTTCDTELPQLVNVYLVQGLRANLISISQLCDEGLSVLSTKVDCKALDESCNIKLYGVRSGNNCYMWEKQSIKCYNAQCSIDLWHQRLGHMNTRNHTTLGKQVKIQHKKVPDVQSKSFLDLIHMDLMGPMQVESLAGKKYVFVLVDDYSRYNWVRFIREKSDTVDSFKILALQLLNERGGIKKIQSDHGGEFQN from the exons ATGGGATACAAGATAGCCTTAAATGTCTCTCAAGACTTAGACAATCTCATTTATGGCGAAGTGGTCGATATGCTACAGGCACACGAGATGGAACTTAATggaattaagaaaccaaaaggaaTAGCTCTAGCAGTTAGCAAAGACATAACTgaccaaggagaagaagatgttgtgaGCCTGTTGGTAAGAAGATTTGATCGAGCTTTGAGAAGAATAGAACGAGGTCAAGATCCAAGGAAGAGCAACTCATTCAAAAAGACGAGTGAGGACAAAAAGGCTGATATGCAGTGTCATGAATGTAAGGAGTATGGTCATTTTATTCGAGAGTGTCGAACAATCAAGTTGCGAGATGCCAAGTGCACAATTTGCAAAGGTACTGGACACACACATGAAGAGTGTGTGAGTAATCCTAAAGCTAAGAAAGAGAAATCTATGATTAGCATTGAGGATGAATCAGACAGTGACTGCAACAGTGAAGAAGAGCTCATTAATTTAGTGGCTATGGTAGGATTCACTGAATTTGAGAATGGGGAAGAG GAAAATCAAGGGTTGGTAAAAGAAAAACTTCGTCTAGAAGAACTTGTTATGTCTCTGCAAGATGAATtgataaatgaaaaaaagattGCTAAGGATTCGCTAGATTTGATGAAAGAGAAGTTGGTTTTATTGGCAAAAGCAGACAAGTTTGAAGAAGAGCTgattaatgaaaagaaaagaaccgCAGAACTACAATCTGAATTAGATCAACAACATAGAAAGATTCATATGTTCGCAGGCACAAAGCAACTTGACAAGATTTTGAGCTATGGGAGAATAGAGAATACTCATAGACGATTAGGCTATAATGAGAACAAGGGAGCTAAATCACAGACAACTAAATTTGTGTTGGTTGAAGCATATCAATCTGAGAAGGAGACATCTACGGGATTTTCTAATGGATATTTGAGCTGTTATTTTTGTCAGAAAATTGATCACTTCAAACGATTTTGTTATAAGTATTTGCAGAAG GTTTGGATGAAGAAAACTGATCTATATCATTTAGGGTCAACTGTAGCTTCTGGATCACGATTTAGATGCAATATGGCCATGATtactgaagaacaagaagatgcaGAGCCTTGGTTCTTTGATAGCGGTTGCTCAAGACATATGAATGGAACCAAGAGTAATCTACAGAACATTAAGAAATTGAAGGGAGGTACAGTAACATTTGGAGATGGAAGTCATGGGTTCATACAAGGCAAAGGTACAACATGTGATACAGAGCTTCCACAACTTGTAAATGTCTATCTAGTTCAAGGATTGCGTGCTAATCTGATAAGTATTAGTCAACTCTGTGACGAAGGATTATCAGTTTTATCCACAAAGGTCGATTGCAAAGCATTGGATGAATCATGTAATATCAAGTTATATGGTGTGAGATCTGGAAATAATTGTTACATGTGGgagaaacaatcaatcaaatgCTACAATGCTCAATGTAGTATAGATCTCTGGCATCAACGACTTGGTCATATGAATACACGAAATCATACTACTCTT GGAAAACAAGTCAAGATTCAGCACAAAAAGGTTCCAGATGTTCAATCAAAGTCATTTCTGGATTTGATTCACATGGATTTGATGGGACCAATGCAAGTGGAAAGCTTAGCTGGGAAGAAGTATGTGTTTGTACTAGTTGATGATTACTCCAGATACAATTGGGTTCGTTTTATCCGTGAGAAGTCAGATACGGTGGACAGTTTCAAGATCTTAGCTTTACAACTACTTAATGAACGTGGAGGCATCAAGAAAATTCAGAGTGATCATGGTggagaatttcaaaattaa
- the LOC104719136 gene encoding indole-3-pyruvate monooxygenase YUCCA2-like produces the protein MEFVTETLGKRVHDPYVEESRCILIPGPIIVGSGPSGLATAACLKSRGVSSLILERSSCIASLWQLKTYDRLRLHLPKHFCELPLMPFPSSYPTYPTKPQFVQYLESYAEHFGLKPVFNQTVEEAKLDRRCGLWRVRTVGGKKEEETEYVSRWLVVATGENAEEVMPEIDGIVDFFGPILHTSSYKSGEMFREKKVLVVGCGNSGMEVCLDLCNFNAHPSLVVRDTVHVLPQEMLGLSTFGISTSLLKWFPVQVVDRFLLHMSRLVLGDTDRLGLVRPKLGPLERKIKCGKTPVLDVGTLAKIRSGDIKVYPELKRVMQHSAEFVDGRVDNFDAIILATGYKSNVPMWLKGMNMFCEKDGFPRKPFPNGWKGESGLYAVGFTKLGLLGAAIDAKKIAEDIDVQQKLLTLGRPQHC, from the exons ATGGAGTTTGTAACAGAAACGTTAGGTAAGAGAGTCCATGATCCATACGTGGAGGAATCAAGGTGCATATTGATCCCTGGACCAATCATTGTCGGTTCCGGACCGTCGGGACTGGCCACGGCGGCTTGTTTGAAGTCGAGAGGCGTCTCTAGTTTGATACTAGAACGTTCCAGTTGCATAGCATCATTATGGCAGCTGAAAACATATGATCGTCTCCGGCTTCATCTCCCTAAACATTTCTGTGAGCTTCCTTTGATGCCTTTCCCTTCAAGCTACCCTACTTACCCTACAAAGCCACAGTTTGTTCAATATCTTGAGTCCTACGCGGAACATTTTGGCCTAAAGCCAGTATTTAACCAGACCGTGGAAGAGGCGAAGTTAGATAGGCGGTGTGGGTTATGGAGGGTGAGGACTGTTGGAGGAAAAAAGGAGGAGGAAACTGAGTATGTTTCGCGGTGGCTTGTTGTGGCGACTGGGGAGAATGCTGAGGAGGTGATGCCGGAGATTGATGGAATTGTGGACTTTTTTGGGCCAATCCTCCATACAAGCTCTTATAAAAGCGGTGAAATGTTTAGAGAGAAAAAGGTTTTGGTCGTGGGATGTGGAAACTCTGGTATGGAAGTTTGTTTAGATCTTTGCAACTTCAATGCTCATCCTTCTCTCGTGGTTCGTGATACG GTGCACGTATTACCCCAAGAAATGCTGGGTCTATCGACTTTTGGTATATCCACGAGCCTTCTCAAGTGGTTTCCAGTGCAAGTGGTGGACCGGTTTTTGCTACATATGTCACGATTGGTTCTTGGCGACACGGATCGGTTAGGGCTAGTTCGACCAAAGCTAGGCCCTCTTGAACGCAAGATCAAGTGCGGAAAGACTCCGGTTTTGGATGTTGGTACTCTTGCCAAAATCCGAAGTGGAGACATCAAG GTGTATCCGGAGTTGAAACGGGTAATGCAACATTCGGCAGAGTTTGTTGATGGGAGAGTGGATAACTTTGACGCCATTATACTTGCTACGGGTTACAAAAGCAACGTACCCATGTGGCTAAAG gGAATGAACATGTTTTGTGAGAAAGATGGATTTCCGCGTAAACCCTTTCCTAACGGTTGGAAAGGCGAAAGCGGATTGTATGCAGTCGGTTTCACAAAGCTTGGGTTGCTTGGTGCAGCCATTGATGCCAAGAAGATCGCTGAGGATATTGATGttcaacaaaaattattaaccTTGGGTCGTCCTCAACATTGTTAA